In the Acomys russatus chromosome 13, mAcoRus1.1, whole genome shotgun sequence genome, one interval contains:
- the Tgoln2 gene encoding trans-Golgi network integral membrane protein 2: MAKWEQECEAAVQVSAGGKQECEAAVQVSVGGKWECEAAVQVSAGGKRECEAAVQVSAGGKQECEAAVQVSAAVEGGSADYRMRFLVALLLLSVAAAGDPPSASKPDTNPSRDNFSIESISEKDPTTPPPVDVNSSNLGEPSGPADQRQQPATEGPEKPRGPTKAAVTGSAESGQQTTAANLVEPQNDPKTVDTESTDPTQQPLPPDPKQEKSRQKPTKGESEKPTKGDSEKPTKDDSDKPTKDDSEKPTKDDSDKPTKGDSDKPTKGDSEKSTSKSSSDKETPKIDKIQPSEKGSKPALTSKTESGESLAGGSDFSLKPEGGDKPSEPTEDVEVKEVEEDDAEPEESSPLEEGNGKVVGPSSGENREGTLVEAMSDGEENASKDGSGNTSAESSHFFAYLVTAAVLVAVLYVAYHNKRKIIAFALEGKRSKVTRRPKASDYQRLNLKVRSEKPSLGRICNLRWATFWGAAAIVPSLRRLKQDCPYTVHMSTELKIQETFQYFHIR; this comes from the exons ATGGCGAA GTGGGAACAGGAGTGTGAAGCAGCTGTCCAGGTGTCTGCAGGCGGGAAGCAGGAGTGTGAAGCAGCTGTCCAGGTGTCTGTAGGCGGGAAGTGGGAGTGTGAAGCAGCTGTCCAGGTGTCTGCAGGCGGGAAGCGGGAGTGTGAAGCAGCTGTCCAGGTGTCTGCAGGCGGGAAGCAGGAGTGTGAAGCAGCTGTCCAGGTGTCTGCAG CAGTAGAGGGCGGAAGCGCAGACTACAGGATGAGGTTCCTGGTTGCGTTGCTCCTGCTGAGTGTCGCAGCTGCAG gagatCCGCCGTCTGCTTCTAAGCCAGACACCAACCCAAGTAGAGATAATTTTTCGATTGAGTCTATCTCAGAAAAAGACCCTACGACCCCGCCTCCTGTGGATGTAAACTCTTCTAATCTGGGAGAGCCTAGCGGACCGGCGGATCAGAGGCAGCAGCCCGCTACAGAAGGCCCGGAAAAGCCGAGAGGGCCTACTAAGGCAGCAGTTACCGGTTCAGCGGAATCCGGACAGCAGACCACTGCAGCCAATTTGGTTGAGCCCCAAAATGATCCCAAAACAGTAGATACCGAGTCGACGGACCCTACACAGCAGCCCCTACCACCCGACCCCAAACAGGAGAAATCTAGACAGAAGCCCACAAAAGGTGAGTCTGAGAAGCCCACAAAAGGTGATTCTGAGAAGCCCACAAAAGATGATTCTGACAAACCCACAAAAGATGATTCTGAGAAGCCCACAAAAGATGATTCTGACAAGCCCACAAAAGGTGATTCTGACAAGCCCACAAAAGGTGATTCAGAGAAGTCCACCTCCAAATCCTCCTCAGATAAGGAGACCCCCAAGATTGACAAAATTCAGCCAAGTGAAAAAGGATCAAAACCAGCATTAACTTCTAAAACTGAATCTGGAGAGAGCCTGGCGGGGGGCTCTGACTTCTCTTTAAAGCCAGAGGGAGGAGATAAGCCTTCAGAACCGACTGAAGATGTGGAAGTCAAGGAGGTTGAAGAGGATGATGCCGAGCCAGAGGAGAGCTCACCACTTGAAGAAGGGAATGGAAAGGTCGTGGGCCCTTCCTCTGGTGAGAACCGAGAGGGGACACTTGTAGAAGCTATGAGTGATGGGGAGGAGAACGCTTCTAAGGACGGTTCTGGAAACACCAGCGCAGAGAGCAGCCACTTCTTTGCATATCTGGTCACCGCAGCTGTTCTTGTTGCCGTCCTGTATGTTGCTTACCACAACAAACGGAAG ATTATCGCCTTTGCCCTAGAAGGAAAAAGGTCCAAAGTCACTCGGAGGCCAAAGGCTAGTGACTACCAACGTTTGAACCTAAAGGTAAGGAGTGAGAAGCCTAGCCTAGGAAGGATCTGCAACCTCAGGTGGGCCACTTTTTGGGGTGCTGCTGCCATTGTCCCCAGCCTGAGGAGACTGAAACAAGACTGTCCATACACTGTCCACATGTCTACAGAGTTAAAGATACAAGAGACCTTTCAATACTTTCACATTCGATAA